The following are from one region of the Myxococcales bacterium genome:
- a CDS encoding DUF4386 domain-containing protein, producing MKAQELPGVAWRARLVLGAGLALVPLLVQVPFNVLVATFDYPDILRQPAGEILVRFSAGGHGLLWTWYAYALCLVPFLLIVIALPDVLEMPVGRRALVRALGTISAVTQLVGLLRWTLVVPALAAAYTEPLASEATRNAVAVAFDLQHRLFGNLLGEHLGQMTLALWTFLVAGHETNRALRTLGRLGAGLFLLGLADGLLTVVPLPASALIAEVPLVAFLIWTVWLVATGVRVMRAAWRAR from the coding sequence GTGAAGGCGCAAGAGTTGCCTGGCGTTGCGTGGCGGGCGCGGCTTGTCCTGGGAGCGGGCTTGGCGCTCGTGCCTCTGCTGGTTCAGGTTCCTTTCAACGTGCTGGTGGCGACCTTCGACTACCCCGACATCCTGCGCCAGCCTGCGGGGGAGATCCTCGTGCGCTTTTCGGCCGGCGGCCACGGGCTCCTGTGGACCTGGTACGCGTACGCGCTGTGTCTCGTACCTTTTCTGCTCATCGTCATCGCGCTGCCCGATGTGCTCGAGATGCCTGTGGGTCGTCGGGCGCTGGTGCGCGCTCTCGGGACGATCTCGGCGGTCACGCAGCTCGTGGGGCTGCTGCGCTGGACCCTGGTGGTGCCAGCGCTGGCCGCGGCCTACACGGAGCCGCTGGCGTCAGAAGCCACGCGGAACGCCGTGGCGGTGGCCTTCGATCTGCAGCACCGTTTGTTTGGCAACCTGCTGGGCGAGCACCTGGGTCAAATGACCCTCGCACTGTGGACCTTTTTGGTGGCGGGGCATGAGACGAACCGCGCGCTCCGTACCTTGGGTCGGTTGGGTGCGGGGTTGTTCCTGCTTGGTCTTGCCGATGGGTTGCTGACCGTGGTGCCGCTACCCGCCTCCGCGCTCATCGCAGAGGTGCCGCTCGTGGCGTTTTTGATCTGGACGGTCTGGCTGGTCGCAACGGGCGTGCGTGTGATGAGGGCGGCGTGGCGGGCCCGGTGA
- a CDS encoding AraC family transcriptional regulator, giving the protein MLKASVVGTEADRIEGARFTVAASSLRGFLAYAASRRIATQDVLAAAGLEPADLEGPEARVTQAANNLIVAELARRSGDVDFGLHFAECLDLDAFDVVGHLAAHSATLGEAFARVCAFSRILHDAGRVDLEHQADAVVLYPGCRGLLHEYPRHVAEFSTLGALVLARRVTNVHLVPRGVKFKHAAPPHLNEHHRLFGVTPTFAQEETSISFDPAVLALPIAGFKPGLASHLDAYARDVMSRLPDDARIEAQVERLVTAQLARGVPPIEDIAPQLALSSRTLQRRLSERGTTFAEVVERAHRRLAERYLEDERLSLAEIGFLVGFSDPSNFHRAFRRWTGETPKTFRARNRSLPSAG; this is encoded by the coding sequence ATGCTAAAGGCCAGCGTGGTCGGGACGGAGGCGGACCGCATCGAAGGCGCGCGGTTCACGGTGGCCGCGAGTTCTCTGCGTGGGTTTCTTGCCTACGCGGCCAGCCGACGGATAGCCACCCAGGATGTGCTGGCTGCCGCCGGGCTCGAACCTGCCGATCTCGAGGGTCCCGAGGCCCGTGTCACGCAGGCGGCAAACAACCTCATCGTCGCCGAGCTTGCCCGCCGATCGGGCGATGTGGATTTCGGCCTTCACTTTGCCGAGTGTCTCGACCTCGACGCCTTCGATGTGGTGGGCCATCTTGCCGCTCACAGTGCCACGTTGGGCGAGGCGTTTGCGCGGGTGTGCGCCTTCTCGCGCATCCTTCACGACGCCGGCCGTGTGGATCTCGAGCACCAGGCGGACGCCGTGGTGTTGTACCCGGGCTGTCGAGGGCTGCTTCACGAGTATCCCCGTCACGTGGCCGAGTTTTCGACCTTGGGCGCGCTCGTCCTGGCGCGACGGGTGACCAACGTTCACTTGGTGCCTCGAGGCGTGAAGTTCAAGCACGCGGCACCGCCCCATCTCAACGAACACCATCGGCTCTTCGGCGTCACGCCGACTTTCGCGCAGGAGGAAACCTCGATCAGCTTCGATCCCGCCGTGTTGGCCCTGCCCATCGCGGGGTTTAAGCCGGGTCTCGCCAGCCACCTCGACGCGTACGCTCGCGACGTGATGTCACGCCTGCCCGATGACGCCCGCATCGAGGCCCAGGTGGAACGCTTGGTCACCGCCCAGTTGGCGCGCGGGGTCCCCCCGATCGAGGACATCGCCCCGCAGCTTGCCTTGTCCTCGCGCACGCTGCAGCGCCGCTTGTCCGAACGAGGCACGACGTTTGCCGAGGTGGTGGAGCGGGCCCACCGTCGGCTGGCCGAACGCTACTTGGAAGACGAGCGGCTTTCGCTCGCAGAAATAGGATTCCTCGTGGGTTTTTCCGATCCCAGCAACTTTCACCGCGCCTTCCGGCGGTGGACGGGCGAGACGCCGAAGACGTTTCGCGCGCGCAACCGCAGCCTGCCCTCCGCGGGCTGA
- a CDS encoding lamin tail domain-containing protein, producing MKKTLPRIAAALTLTGLFGGVMGCADSPRDEALGDELGALALTLETVPADALCLRISLAGARPLVRDFSLVPGQAPSFLLDRLPAGLATVDAAAFAKACPVVTAADAPSYVGAAPVTVRIDIKQVATIALRLLQNGRLNVGVAFEGGAPETLQPTYLAVLGDTPYGAAQVADFPNLVAQLNADARLSSLVHVGDIKNGSTRCDDAYFQTIAAAFATLQKPLHYTLGDNEWTDCHRANNGAYDPLERLAALRNAFFADPATTLGAPSFVLSQATVPAHATFVENQLWSASGVTFATVHAVGSANGLAPWFGTDTTGTKFDDPARRIAEVNARINAALDWIDRTFDVAQADGSKGVAVFMQADTFLGATAGFEALVTRLADRARAFARPVLLVQGDSHSFVVDKPLASGSSAYGITAPVPNLTRVVVQGETTLEWLLLQVDPRTPEVFSWERIVRVPDGAGGIGGAGGTGGMGGAGGMGGAVGRLVFNEISSNPNPDWVEFINPGAGPVDLSGWYFTDNAPASAGHKYFFTAGTVVPAGGLLVLDQLEGGVGQFDFGLGNGDAAVLHDASGAIVDQHTWTAHVTSVGRCPDGTGPFVPMTPSKGAPNTCP from the coding sequence ATGAAAAAGACCCTGCCTCGGATTGCCGCCGCGTTGACGCTGACTGGACTGTTTGGCGGCGTGATGGGTTGCGCAGACAGCCCCCGCGATGAGGCCCTGGGCGATGAGCTCGGCGCCCTGGCCCTGACCCTCGAGACCGTGCCCGCCGATGCCCTTTGCCTGCGCATTTCGCTCGCCGGGGCCCGGCCGCTGGTACGGGACTTCAGCCTGGTGCCGGGCCAAGCGCCTTCGTTCCTGCTCGACCGGCTGCCTGCGGGTCTGGCAACGGTGGACGCCGCCGCGTTCGCCAAGGCGTGCCCCGTGGTGACCGCCGCGGACGCGCCTTCGTACGTGGGCGCGGCGCCCGTCACCGTGCGCATCGACATCAAGCAGGTCGCCACGATCGCGCTGCGCTTGTTGCAGAACGGGCGCCTCAACGTGGGCGTCGCCTTCGAGGGCGGCGCTCCGGAGACTTTGCAGCCGACGTACCTGGCGGTGCTGGGAGATACGCCGTACGGCGCTGCTCAGGTGGCCGACTTCCCCAACCTCGTGGCGCAGCTCAACGCGGACGCGCGCCTGTCCTCGCTCGTTCACGTGGGCGACATCAAAAACGGCAGCACCCGGTGTGACGATGCGTACTTCCAGACCATCGCCGCGGCGTTTGCCACCCTGCAAAAGCCCTTGCACTACACCCTCGGCGACAACGAATGGACCGACTGCCACCGCGCCAACAACGGCGCCTACGATCCGCTCGAGCGTCTGGCGGCGCTTCGCAATGCTTTCTTTGCCGATCCCGCGACGACGCTCGGCGCACCCTCGTTCGTGTTGAGCCAGGCCACCGTCCCCGCCCACGCCACCTTCGTTGAAAATCAGCTGTGGTCGGCCTCGGGTGTGACGTTCGCGACCGTTCATGCCGTGGGCAGCGCCAACGGGCTTGCGCCCTGGTTCGGCACGGATACGACCGGCACCAAGTTCGATGACCCTGCGCGCCGCATCGCCGAGGTCAACGCCCGCATCAACGCCGCGCTCGACTGGATCGATCGCACGTTCGACGTCGCGCAGGCGGACGGCTCGAAGGGCGTTGCCGTGTTCATGCAAGCCGACACCTTCCTGGGCGCGACGGCGGGCTTCGAGGCTCTCGTCACACGCCTTGCGGATCGGGCACGCGCGTTTGCACGGCCTGTGCTGTTGGTGCAGGGCGATTCGCATAGCTTCGTCGTGGACAAGCCGCTCGCCAGCGGCAGCAGCGCCTACGGCATCACCGCCCCCGTGCCCAACCTGACCCGCGTGGTGGTGCAGGGAGAAACGACCTTGGAGTGGCTGCTTCTGCAGGTGGATCCCCGAACGCCCGAGGTGTTCTCGTGGGAGCGGATCGTTCGTGTCCCCGACGGTGCAGGAGGTATAGGTGGCGCAGGCGGCACAGGTGGCATGGGCGGCGCAGGTGGCATGGGTGGTGCGGTGGGCCGGCTCGTCTTCAACGAGATCTCGTCGAACCCCAACCCCGACTGGGTGGAGTTCATCAACCCGGGCGCGGGCCCGGTTGATCTCTCCGGTTGGTACTTCACCGACAACGCCCCCGCATCGGCTGGGCACAAGTACTTTTTCACGGCTGGCACCGTGGTGCCCGCAGGGGGGCTTTTGGTGCTGGATCAGCTCGAGGGCGGCGTGGGTCAGTTCGACTTTGGTCTCGGCAACGGCGACGCGGCCGTCCTTCACGACGCCAGCGGGGCCATCGTCGACCAACACACGTGGACGGCCCACGTGACGTCGGTGGGCCGCTGCCCTGACGGCACGGGGCCCTTCGTTCCCATGACGCCCAGCAAAGGCGCTCCGAACACCTGCCCCTGA
- a CDS encoding carbonic anhydrase family protein, translating into MRGFFLDWRRAGLALSTVTLIAGAPLGGCATGPRWAYEGPDGPSAWGQLDPAYAACASGQSQSPIDIVEVVPRDLPEVRFRYGTTPVRLTNTGRTVEQTVAPGSSIAFGAMTFALETIQFHAPSEHRAAGQSFPMELQWVHRSARGHLAVVAVMVKEGRPNPALAMLLGRLPRTPGEETGAGPPLSLASLLPKAHTYIRYTGSLTTPPCWENVQWLVLTEPLEASREQIASFTALYPNNVRPVKPVGRRTVFFDATP; encoded by the coding sequence ATGCGGGGGTTTTTCTTGGATTGGCGCCGGGCGGGCCTCGCCTTGAGCACGGTGACCCTGATCGCCGGCGCCCCGTTGGGGGGCTGCGCGACAGGGCCCCGGTGGGCCTACGAGGGCCCCGACGGTCCCTCGGCCTGGGGGCAGCTGGATCCTGCGTATGCCGCGTGTGCCTCGGGGCAAAGCCAATCGCCCATCGATATCGTCGAGGTGGTCCCGCGCGACTTGCCCGAGGTCCGGTTTCGCTACGGCACCACGCCCGTGCGGCTCACGAACACGGGGCGCACCGTGGAGCAAACGGTGGCGCCCGGCAGCAGCATCGCCTTCGGTGCCATGACGTTTGCGCTCGAGACGATTCAGTTTCACGCCCCCAGCGAGCACCGGGCCGCAGGCCAGAGCTTCCCGATGGAACTGCAGTGGGTCCACCGAAGCGCCCGTGGCCACCTGGCCGTGGTGGCGGTGATGGTGAAGGAAGGGCGACCGAACCCTGCGTTGGCGATGTTGCTGGGGCGGCTGCCGCGCACCCCGGGGGAAGAAACGGGCGCCGGCCCCCCTCTCTCCCTGGCCTCGCTCTTGCCGAAGGCGCACACGTACATACGCTACACCGGCTCGCTCACCACGCCGCCTTGCTGGGAGAACGTGCAGTGGCTGGTGCTCACGGAGCCGCTCGAGGCCTCGCGCGAGCAGATTGCCTCGTTCACTGCGCTCTACCCGAACAACGTGCGTCCCGTAAAGCCCGTAGGACGACGTACGGTGTTCTTCGACGCCACGCCCTGA
- the plsY gene encoding glycerol-3-phosphate 1-O-acyltransferase PlsY: protein MGSDARAISEAAPRPCHPKGQGPCCGPVLPQALFLVAAFVSGSFPTGVLLARARGVDLRQVGSGNVGASNVGRALGKKFGILVLLVDAAKGAWPVLLGRGLWLSDWVLAALALAAVLGHVFSIFLKGRGGKGVATALGASLALTPLPALCAFGVFVLLYAAFRISSVGSLAGAVSFVGFLFAFGEAHPATLAYGSLAALVIVLRHKDNLRRLARGEELKAP from the coding sequence ATGGGTTCGGACGCCCGGGCGATTTCTGAAGCAGCGCCCCGCCCTTGCCACCCCAAAGGGCAAGGGCCATGCTGCGGCCCCGTGCTTCCCCAGGCCCTGTTTCTCGTGGCTGCATTCGTGTCTGGCTCTTTTCCCACGGGCGTTCTCCTGGCCCGCGCCCGCGGCGTGGACCTGCGCCAGGTGGGCAGCGGCAACGTGGGCGCCAGCAACGTGGGCCGCGCGCTCGGCAAAAAGTTCGGCATTCTGGTGCTGCTGGTCGACGCCGCCAAGGGCGCCTGGCCGGTGCTCTTGGGGCGGGGCCTCTGGCTCTCCGACTGGGTGCTCGCCGCCCTGGCGTTGGCGGCCGTTCTCGGGCACGTGTTCAGCATCTTCCTCAAGGGGCGCGGCGGCAAGGGCGTGGCCACGGCGCTCGGGGCGTCGCTGGCCCTCACCCCCCTGCCGGCGCTCTGTGCCTTCGGCGTCTTCGTGCTGCTGTATGCAGCGTTTCGCATTTCCTCGGTGGGCTCGTTGGCCGGTGCGGTGTCCTTCGTGGGCTTCCTCTTCGCCTTCGGCGAGGCCCACCCGGCCACGCTGGCCTACGGCAGCCTCGCCGCCCTGGTGATCGTGCTGCGCCACAAGGACAACCTGCGCAGGCTGGCGCGCGGCGAAGAGCTCAAGGCCCCCTGA
- the bioB gene encoding biotin synthase BioB, producing MTRQDYTLQEVQALYDLPLPRLIRQAQAVHEAHHSPEEVQLCTLLSVKTGGCAEDCAYCPQSSKYETAVDPQRMLKVDEVLDSARRAREAGATRFCMGAAWREVKEGPAFDAVLSMVRGVRELGMEACVTLGMLTEAQAQRLADAGLTAYNHNLDTSREFYGKIISTRTYEDRLTTIRNVRKAGVTVCCGGIIGMGESVRDRCAMLMTLANLDPQPESVPVNTLVPVEGTPLAALPATDPLDLVRTIAVARILMPQAKVRLSAGRTGLSREAQLLCFLAGANSVFYGEKLLTTGNPDVEQDQALLRDAGMRPAAL from the coding sequence GTGACTCGGCAAGACTACACGCTGCAAGAGGTTCAAGCGCTCTACGACCTGCCTTTGCCTCGCCTCATCCGGCAGGCGCAGGCCGTGCACGAGGCGCATCACAGCCCCGAGGAGGTGCAGCTTTGTACCCTCTTGTCGGTCAAGACGGGCGGATGCGCCGAGGACTGCGCCTACTGCCCCCAGTCCTCGAAGTACGAAACCGCGGTCGACCCGCAGCGCATGCTGAAGGTGGACGAGGTGCTCGATTCGGCGCGCCGGGCGCGGGAGGCCGGTGCCACCCGCTTCTGCATGGGCGCCGCCTGGCGCGAGGTGAAGGAAGGCCCAGCCTTCGATGCGGTGCTCAGCATGGTGCGCGGCGTGCGGGAGCTGGGCATGGAGGCGTGTGTGACCCTGGGCATGCTGACCGAGGCGCAGGCGCAGCGGCTGGCCGACGCGGGGCTCACCGCCTACAACCACAACCTGGACACCTCGCGCGAGTTTTACGGGAAGATCATCAGCACCCGGACCTACGAGGATCGCCTCACCACCATTCGCAACGTTCGCAAGGCCGGTGTCACCGTGTGTTGCGGGGGCATCATCGGCATGGGCGAGTCGGTCCGCGACCGGTGCGCCATGTTGATGACGCTGGCGAATCTGGACCCGCAGCCCGAGAGCGTGCCCGTCAACACGCTGGTGCCCGTGGAAGGCACGCCGCTGGCGGCGCTGCCGGCCACCGATCCGCTCGACCTGGTGCGCACGATCGCCGTGGCGCGCATTCTCATGCCCCAGGCGAAGGTGCGTCTATCGGCGGGGCGCACGGGGCTGTCACGCGAAGCGCAGCTTCTGTGCTTCCTGGCCGGTGCCAACTCGGTGTTCTACGGCGAGAAGCTGCTCACCACGGGCAACCCCGACGTGGAACAGGATCAGGCGCTGCTGCGGGACGCGGGCATGCGCCCGGCTGCGCTCTAA
- a CDS encoding tetratricopeptide repeat protein: MSVQVFCPKCGRAQPAAPNNADEHHKCVACQHVFSAKGRPQPLPERVLAGGAAALVAGSRQDPELPGRPRSTSNLPAPREAIPSPSLGVAPPLVPPHRPTLSGVGGDPDVPAPREAVPPPNLPAARESIPVPMGLPMNLPAPRGPVPMNLPAPREAVPPPNLPAPRAAVPPPDLPASRAAVPPPNLPVSRQAVMPSAPVSLPAAPGLPLPPGPPASSPWLAVVRDAAPPSDLPAPREAVGLSNLPAPREAVGLANLPASREAPGLANLPAPRSAVPYPNLPAPREAVANPNLPAPRSAVPRASAVPPATPVALARLNLSVERTPAPDLAPANSPLAPLDLNDPGLSFDLSPDEALPAGPGPQQSAFSSAEDPGLDLDLLDDITRAAPLSAAGLAAAFRTPGIPASLGLEAVDGGLGFRLDIEGAEAPSPTSPVAAIVPSSALPAIEVNAMGVLEDALPELAPHREAPLPSTAPKPRTRPKPALLVAAGAGAAALLAGVLLVLVPKLTAGPAPEAVLAPFLPQLESDTFPAYQAAATALVQQAAQESHADGLRAGAAELLLLARLGREAPKALVTEAAQHLSQILPADEPSASERRARALAELAQGKLRGVDALLAGIEDSPGARLIVGLKQLATGNPAAAAGTFEVAASQEPRRLLPPYLGAKALEAAGQAAKAHALYEKVLARNPQHLGAALGALRTAGLPPTELLEKLEKLAGANPGAASGAEVAGVLVLLGKTAAGLGRHHAAPKAFTRALAADPGNAEATIALAESLLAEGRYNDALTRVQSVAGEAVKTAEGLFTWGGALIATHRVTEGLAQVDKAVLKAPQDPRGPFFRAWAAEEAVNPDHKGALAQYQEALSRAPSFVPATLRLASLLQKSQRAPEALKVLKAAEDAGAPPTSLQLAWGQALIVAKQAHRAEDVFRKALAAEPTLAAARLGLASALEAQGRVGEAKLELDELLTQSPDTDGIHERLAGLALRLGEKDEALAHFEAALATGKAGPEVHVALGQLALDMGKLDLAASHLVKVSEESPSTPGALYSLGRLRERQGDLGKALAEYRRATGYENTPEVQLAYGRVLGAAGKEDDALVAFREAFALAEGHLEHGRLLLKRSKADQAIVDFDAAVRIDPEMWEAFLMKGNAHDVLGETDKAAEAWRQVVRLQPKNVEGLYKLGRLEMDRGQIKPALDYLRRAAAGAPQDRPWAADVYFQLGYAELQAGSKKSARDALTKYLALAPTDAPDRPAVEKQLDRLGGF, encoded by the coding sequence GTGTCAGTTCAAGTCTTCTGCCCAAAGTGCGGCCGCGCTCAACCGGCGGCGCCCAATAACGCCGACGAACATCACAAGTGCGTCGCGTGCCAGCACGTCTTCTCCGCGAAGGGACGCCCCCAGCCGCTGCCCGAGCGGGTCTTGGCAGGCGGCGCCGCGGCGCTGGTCGCAGGCAGCCGCCAGGACCCGGAGCTGCCCGGACGCCCGCGGAGCACCAGCAACCTGCCCGCGCCGCGCGAAGCCATCCCCTCGCCCTCCCTGGGGGTGGCGCCCCCGCTGGTTCCTCCCCATCGGCCCACCCTCTCGGGGGTGGGGGGAGATCCCGACGTGCCCGCGCCCCGCGAAGCCGTCCCGCCCCCCAACTTGCCCGCTGCCCGCGAGAGCATTCCGGTGCCCATGGGCCTGCCGATGAACCTGCCCGCCCCCCGCGGCCCCGTGCCCATGAATCTGCCGGCTCCCCGCGAGGCGGTGCCCCCGCCAAACCTGCCGGCCCCCCGCGCCGCCGTGCCGCCCCCGGATCTGCCGGCCTCCCGCGCCGCCGTGCCGCCCCCCAACCTGCCCGTCTCCCGGCAGGCCGTGATGCCTTCGGCGCCCGTGTCCCTGCCCGCGGCCCCCGGCCTGCCGCTTCCCCCGGGCCCACCGGCGTCCTCGCCGTGGCTGGCCGTGGTCCGCGACGCCGCGCCCCCCTCCGATCTGCCCGCCCCCCGCGAGGCCGTGGGCCTTTCTAACCTGCCCGCCCCCCGCGAGGCCGTGGGTCTGGCGAATCTGCCCGCCTCCCGCGAGGCGCCTGGCCTCGCCAACCTGCCCGCGCCCCGCTCCGCGGTCCCTTACCCGAACCTGCCGGCCCCCCGCGAGGCCGTCGCCAACCCGAACCTGCCCGCGCCCCGCTCGGCGGTGCCACGGGCTTCGGCCGTGCCCCCGGCCACCCCGGTGGCCCTGGCTCGCCTGAACCTCAGCGTCGAACGTACCCCCGCGCCCGACTTGGCGCCCGCCAACAGCCCGCTTGCGCCTTTGGATCTCAACGACCCCGGGCTCAGCTTCGATCTCAGCCCCGACGAAGCCCTCCCGGCCGGCCCCGGCCCGCAGCAAAGCGCGTTCAGCAGCGCAGAGGACCCGGGCCTCGATCTCGACCTCCTGGACGACATCACGAGGGCGGCGCCCCTTTCGGCCGCCGGGCTGGCCGCCGCCTTCCGCACGCCCGGCATCCCTGCCAGCTTGGGGCTCGAGGCGGTGGACGGGGGCCTGGGCTTCAGGCTCGACATCGAGGGGGCCGAGGCGCCGTCACCCACGTCGCCCGTTGCGGCCATCGTGCCTTCCTCCGCGCTGCCCGCGATCGAGGTGAACGCGATGGGCGTTCTGGAAGACGCCCTGCCCGAACTGGCGCCGCACCGGGAGGCACCTCTGCCCTCCACCGCGCCGAAGCCGCGGACCCGTCCCAAGCCCGCGCTGCTGGTAGCCGCGGGTGCGGGCGCGGCGGCGCTCCTGGCCGGGGTGCTGCTGGTGCTGGTTCCGAAGCTCACCGCGGGCCCCGCCCCCGAGGCCGTGCTGGCGCCTTTCCTGCCGCAGCTCGAATCAGATACCTTCCCCGCCTACCAGGCCGCCGCCACCGCACTGGTGCAGCAAGCCGCGCAGGAATCGCACGCCGACGGGCTGCGCGCCGGGGCCGCCGAGCTCTTGCTGCTGGCCCGCCTCGGCCGCGAGGCCCCGAAGGCGCTGGTGACGGAGGCGGCGCAGCACTTGAGCCAAATCCTGCCAGCCGACGAGCCTTCCGCAAGCGAGCGTCGGGCGCGCGCACTGGCCGAGCTGGCCCAGGGCAAGTTAAGGGGCGTCGACGCGCTCTTGGCGGGGATCGAGGATTCCCCCGGCGCCCGCCTGATCGTGGGGCTCAAGCAGCTCGCTACCGGCAACCCCGCGGCCGCGGCAGGCACCTTCGAGGTGGCGGCTTCACAAGAGCCTCGGCGTTTGCTGCCGCCGTACCTGGGCGCCAAGGCGCTCGAGGCGGCGGGGCAGGCCGCGAAGGCGCATGCGCTCTACGAAAAAGTGCTCGCACGCAACCCGCAACATCTCGGCGCCGCGCTGGGCGCGCTACGCACCGCGGGTTTGCCGCCCACGGAGCTCCTCGAGAAGCTCGAAAAGCTGGCGGGGGCGAACCCTGGCGCCGCGTCGGGCGCCGAGGTGGCCGGCGTGCTGGTGCTGCTCGGCAAAACCGCCGCAGGGCTGGGGCGTCACCACGCGGCGCCCAAGGCGTTTACGCGGGCTCTGGCGGCTGACCCGGGCAACGCCGAGGCCACGATCGCGCTGGCCGAAAGCCTGCTTGCCGAAGGCCGCTACAACGACGCTCTCACGCGGGTGCAGAGCGTGGCGGGCGAAGCCGTCAAAACGGCCGAGGGGCTCTTCACGTGGGGTGGCGCGCTCATTGCTACCCACAGGGTCACCGAAGGGTTGGCGCAGGTCGACAAGGCGGTGCTCAAAGCGCCTCAGGATCCGCGGGGCCCCTTCTTTAGGGCCTGGGCGGCCGAAGAGGCCGTGAACCCCGATCACAAGGGGGCTCTGGCGCAATACCAGGAAGCGCTCTCCCGCGCGCCGTCCTTCGTGCCCGCCACGCTCAGGCTCGCGTCGCTCTTGCAGAAGAGCCAGCGTGCGCCCGAGGCCCTCAAGGTGCTCAAGGCCGCCGAGGACGCCGGCGCCCCGCCCACGTCGCTGCAGCTGGCGTGGGGACAAGCCCTCATCGTCGCCAAGCAGGCCCACCGGGCCGAGGACGTGTTTCGCAAGGCTTTGGCGGCAGAGCCCACGCTGGCGGCCGCCCGGTTGGGTCTGGCGTCTGCCCTGGAGGCGCAAGGGCGTGTGGGTGAAGCCAAGCTCGAGCTCGACGAGCTGCTCACGCAAAGTCCCGACACAGACGGCATCCACGAACGGCTCGCGGGCCTCGCGTTACGGCTGGGCGAAAAGGACGAGGCGCTGGCCCACTTCGAGGCGGCGCTGGCCACCGGCAAGGCAGGTCCCGAGGTGCACGTGGCGCTGGGGCAGCTGGCGCTCGACATGGGCAAGCTGGACCTGGCCGCGTCGCACCTCGTGAAGGTCTCGGAAGAGAGCCCTTCCACCCCGGGCGCGCTCTATTCGCTCGGGCGGCTGCGCGAGCGCCAGGGCGATCTCGGCAAAGCGCTCGCCGAGTACCGCCGCGCCACCGGCTACGAGAACACGCCCGAAGTGCAGCTGGCTTACGGGCGGGTGCTCGGGGCGGCTGGCAAGGAAGACGATGCCCTGGTGGCGTTCCGCGAGGCGTTCGCGCTGGCTGAGGGACATCTCGAACACGGGCGGCTGCTCCTCAAGCGCTCGAAGGCCGATCAGGCGATCGTGGATTTCGACGCCGCCGTGCGGATCGATCCCGAGATGTGGGAGGCGTTCCTGATGAAGGGAAACGCCCACGACGTGCTCGGTGAAACCGACAAGGCTGCCGAAGCGTGGCGCCAGGTGGTCCGGCTTCAACCCAAGAACGTCGAGGGGCTCTACAAGCTGGGGCGGCTCGAGATGGACCGTGGCCAGATCAAGCCGGCGCTCGATTATCTGCGCCGCGCGGCGGCCGGGGCGCCGCAGGATCGTCCCTGGGCGGCCGACGTCTATTTTCAGCTAGGTTATGCCGAGCTGCAGGCGGGCTCGAAGAAGAGCGCGCGCGACGCCTTGACGAAGTATCTGGCGCTGGCGCCCACGGATGCGCCCGATCGCCCCGCGGTCGAAAAGCAGCTGGATCGCCTGGGCGGCTTTTAA
- a CDS encoding SPW repeat protein — translation MENKAARYVNIALGAWLFLSTFLWIHSDAQYTNSWLVGLATVIVAAVSLSTPAARFFNTALGAWLFISAWALPSISDGTVWNHALVGLAVVVASLIPSRGESAVIRREQRPATAHR, via the coding sequence ATGGAAAACAAAGCTGCACGTTACGTGAACATTGCGCTCGGGGCCTGGCTGTTCTTGTCAACGTTCTTGTGGATTCACAGCGACGCGCAATACACCAACAGCTGGCTCGTAGGTCTGGCCACGGTCATCGTGGCGGCCGTGAGTCTGTCGACGCCGGCGGCACGCTTCTTCAACACGGCGCTAGGGGCTTGGCTCTTCATCTCGGCCTGGGCATTGCCCAGCATCTCCGACGGCACGGTTTGGAATCATGCCCTGGTCGGCTTGGCCGTGGTGGTTGCGTCGCTGATACCCAGCCGGGGTGAGTCCGCGGTGATCCGCAGAGAGCAAAGGCCGGCCACCGCCCATCGATGA